From one Lycium ferocissimum isolate CSIRO_LF1 chromosome 5, AGI_CSIRO_Lferr_CH_V1, whole genome shotgun sequence genomic stretch:
- the LOC132056025 gene encoding uncharacterized protein LOC132056025 has product MGGVTSSMAAKLAFFPPNPPSYRVVTDQITGLLLLDTFPHRENVDVLKLPTRRGTEIVALYIRYPMATSTLLYSHGNAADIGQMYELFIQLSIHLKVNLMGYDYSGYGQSSGKPSEQNTYADIEAAYKCLEESYGAKQEEIILYGQSVGSGPTADLAARLPRLRAVILHSPILSGLRVMYPVKRSYWFDIYKNIDKIPLVKCPVLIIHGTSDEVVDCSHGKQLWELCQEKYEPLWLKGGTHCDLELYPEYIRHLKKFVSTVEKPLSQRNLSRKSIDRPEQSRKSTDCFEGPRKSTDRREKPRKSTDKPEKLKNYEYKFANDDKISKLRMSFDQSERSRRSVEFFEKPRRSIDQNMEKARKSVDWLDRIRAG; this is encoded by the exons ATGGGTGGGGTAACGTCGTCAATGGCGGCGAAGTTAGCTTTTTTTCCACCAAATCCACCGTCATACAGGGTTGTTACTGACCAAATTACTGGTTTGTTACTGCTTGATACTTTTCCTCACCGTGAAAACGTTGATGTTTTGAAACTGCCTACTAGAAGGGGAACTGAGATTGTTGCTCTTTATATTCGGTATCCTATGGCTACTTCTACTTTGCTTTATTCTCATGGAAATGCTGCTGATATTGGACAGATGTATGAGCTTTTTATCCAGCTTAGCATCCACCTTAAAGTCAATCTTATGGG GTATGACTACTCTGGCTATGGACAGTCATCTGGCAAG CCAAGTGAGCAGAACACATACGCAGATATTGAAGCTGCATACAAGTGTCTTGAAGAGAGCTATGGTGCAAAGCAGGAAGAAATTATCCTTTATGGCCAATCTGTTGGAAGTGGTCCCACCGCGGACCTTGCTGCTCGTTTGCCTCGACTTAGAGCAGTTATTTTGCATAGTCCAATCCTGTCAGGCTTAAGGGTCATGTATCCTGTCAAACGATCGTATTGGTTTGACATCTATAAG AATATTGACAAGATCCCATTGGTTAAGTGTCCTGTCCTGATCATTCAT GGCACTTCTGATGAAGTTGTTGACTGCTCCCATGGCAAACAACTATGGGAGCTATGCCAGGAAAAATATGAACCATTATGGCTCAAAGGGGGAACACATTGTGACTTAGAGTTATACCCCGAATACATTAGACATCTGAAGAAATTTGTATCTACAGTTGAGAAACCACTTTCTCAGAGAAACTTATCAAGAAAAAGTATAGACAGGCCTGAACAATCACGAAAGAGCACAGACTGTTTTGAAGGTCCAAGGAAAAGCACTGACCGAAGAGAGAAACCAAGAAAAAGCACTGACAAGCCGGAAAAACTGAAAAACTACGAGTACAAGTTTGCCAATGATGATAAGATTTCGAAGTTAAGGATGTCTTTTGATCAATCAGAGAGGTCTAGGAGGAGCGTGGAATTTTTTGAGAAGCCTCGAAGAAGCATTGACCAGAATATGGAAAAAGCGCGAAAAAGCGTGGACTGGCTAGATAGAATAAGAGCTGGTTGA
- the LOC132056026 gene encoding protein argonaute 4B-like — MASMELLPNLPPPPQEIPPGVVPMKVELRKGCGSVRERLRPNFNQMNGPRPGVKGKKIPLLTNYFRVCFQGGISQLYSYSVNVYYENGDPVTRSNLIRKVIHKLWEIYSPELGGQAFASDGQQRLFTTSPLPQNKQDFTVVLDSATSKRSKTDGNLSNGESNEGDQKRQKIISRYKTFKVQIKFVSDIPFQSMLDGPRGVKSGNNEVLFALDTILQHSNAKRNCLLLCQSYFPNEMKNFMDLTGGILGCRGFHSSFQSVQGGLFFNLDVSTTAIVQPGPLVNFLMANQNVDNPFKIDWTKANILKNLRIKLSHSNREHKITGLSNRRCKEEKFLLQLRGSDNHNVQTVEVTVYDYFVRRLGIGLSYSSNLPCINVGSQLHPQFIPVELCSLVSLQRYKKELSVHQRSLLVNKSSQKPMELMKHLNEELKANNYDTDPMLGTFGISINKCFTEVGGRILSPPQLRVGNKQDLAPRFSRWSFNDKIFVEPKGIEFWAVVNFSTGYDVRAFCIGMTKLGATKGMNIRPPEFVFEENAKHKKKLGSVRVKKMFEQILSKFPKDPPRFLFCFLPKKFSNLYGPWKKRCLMNFGIRNQCIAKNRADETYLASVILKINAKVGGLNSMLSAELSQTIPLVSKVPTMILAMGVTHAPSSRSDLPSVAAVVGSRQWPMISCYRASICTQPPKTETIHSLFRPVSDSEDTGIIRELLMDFYASSGNRRPEQIIIFRHGLNESQFKQIISEMEEIIKACKFLDETWSPKFTLIVAQRRHHNKLFQANSSDNIPPGTVVDTKICHPLYNNFYMCAHAARVGTSRPIHYFVLLDEIGFSSDNVQELVHCLCYVSQRCTSSIYEVAPIRYARLASAQMLEIMKTEGPQLPKLHKNVCNTMFFC; from the exons ATGGCGTCCATGGAGTTATTGCCAAACTTGCCACCACCTCCCCAAGAAATTCCCCCAGGTGTGGTTCCCATGAAAGTTGAACTGCGGAAAGGATGTGGATCAGTTAGGGAGAGATTGAGGCCAAATTTTAACCAGATGAACGGACCTCGTCCAGGGGTTAAGGGAAAGAAGATACCTCTGCTGACAAATTATTTTAGAGTATGCTTTCAAGGCGGCATAAGCCAACTCTATTCATACAGT GTTAACGTCTACTATGAAAATGGGGACCCCGTCACTAGGAGCAACTTAATTAGAAAAGTGATTCATAAACTCTGGGAGATATACAGCCCTGAGTTAGGAGGACAAGCATTTGCTTCTGATGGGCAACAACGCTTATTCACAACTAGTCCTCTGCCGCAGAACAAGCAAGATTTCACAGTCGTTCTTGATTCTGCAACATCAAAAAG GAGCAAGACAGATGGTAACCTCAGCAATGGAGAATCAAATGAAGGTGATCAAAAGAGGCAGAAGATCATATCCCGATACAAAACGTTCAAAGTCCAGATAAAGTTTGTATCCGACATCCCCTTTCAGTCCATGCTTGATGGGCCGCGTGGAGTAAAATCGGGAAATAATGAAGTTCTGTTTGCATTAGACACCATTTTGCAACACTCTAATGCAAAAAG GAATTGCCTTCTGCTCTGCCAATCGTACTTCCCAAATGAGATGAAAAACTTCATGGACTTGACTGGTGGTATCCTTGGATGCCGAGGTTTCCATTCAAGTTTCCAATCTGTTCAAGGTGgattattttttaatcttg ATGTATCTACTACAGCAATTGTACAGCCAGGTCCACTAGTTAACTTTCTAATGGCCAACCAAAATGTGGATAACCCCTTCAAAATTGACTGGACTAAG GCAAATATATTGAAAAATCTCAGAATTAAGCTATCACACTCCAATAGAGAACACAAAATCACTGGACTTAGCAACAGGCGATGTAAAGAGGAGAA GTTTCTTCTGCAACTGAGGGGATCCGATAATCATAATGTCCAGACTGTTGAGGTGACTGTTTATGATTATTTTGTGAGGAGACTCGGAATAGGACTCAGTTATTCATCAAACTTGCCATGCATCAATGTGGGGAGTCAGCTCCATCCCCAGTTCATTCCTGTTGAG CTCTGTTCATTGGTTTCGTTACAACGATACAAAAAAGAATTATCGGTACACCAAAGATCCTTATTAGTGAACAAGTCCAGCCAAAAGCCGATGGAACTCATGAAACATTTAAATGAG GAACTTAAAGCCAACAACTATGACACAGACCCCATGCTGGGCACTTTTGGAATCTCAATTAATAAATGTTTTACTGAAGTAGGAGGAAGAATTCTATCTCCTCCACAG TTGAGAGTGGGAAACAAGCAAGATCTCGCTCCAAGATTTTCGCGCTGGAGCTTTAATGACAAG ATATTTGTAGAGCCAAAAGGCATTGAATTTTGGGCTGTGGTGAACTTCTCTACTGGTTATGATGTACGTGCTTTCTGCATTGGAATGACGAAATTGGGTGCAACAAAGGGAATG AACATTCGTCCCCCGGAATTTGTGTTCGAAGAGAATGCTAAGCATAAGAAGAAACTGGGTTCTGTTCGAGTGAAGAAGATGTTTGAACAAATACTGTCGAAATTTCCCAAGGATCCTCCTCGATTCCTTTTCTGCTTTCTTCCTAAGAAGTTCTCTAACTTATATG GTCCATGGAAGAAAAGGTGCCTAATGAACTTCGGAATTCGTAACCAGTGCATTGCAAAGAACAGAGCTGATGAAACTTATCTTGCTAGTGTTATCTTAAAAATTAATGCAAAA GTTGGTGGTCTGAATTCTATGTTATCAGCTGAACTTTCACAGACTATTCCCTTGGTTTCTAAAGTTCCTACAATGATCTTAGCAATGGGTGTTACACATGCCCCGTCTTCACGGTCAGATTTACCCTCCGTTGCTGCA GTGGTCGGTTCTAGACAGTGGCCGATGATTTCTTGCTATAGAGCATCTATTTGCACCCAACCACCAAAGACTGAGACTATACACTCACTCTTTAGACCAGTTTCAGATAGCGAGGACACAGGCATAATCAG GGAGCTGCTGATGGATTTTTATGCTAGCTCCGGGAACAGGAGGCCTGAACAGATCATTATATTCAG aCATGGTTTAAATGAATCTCAATTCAAGCAAATTATCAGCGAAATGGAGGAAATTATTAAG GCCTGTAAGTTCCTGGATGAGACTTGGTCTCCTAAATTCACTCTGATTGTTGCACAAAGAAGACACCACAATAAGTTGTTCCAAGCTAATTCCAGTGACAATATTCCTCCTG GCACAGTCGTCGATACTAAAATTTGTCACCCTCTGTATAATAACTTCTACATGTGTGCACATGCAGCAAGAGTT GGGACTAGCAGGCCAATTCACTACTTTGTTCTGTTGGATGAGATTGGCTTCTCGTCCGATAATGTGCAGGAACTAGTCCATTGTTTATGCTATGT GTCTCAGAGATGCACCAGTTCTATATATGAAG TGGCTCCGATTCGTTATGCTCGTTTGGCTTCGGCTCAGATGTTAGAAATTATGAAGACTGAGGGGCCTCAGCTGCCAAAATTGCACAAAAATGTTTGCAATACAATGTTCTTCTGCTGA
- the LOC132056024 gene encoding uncharacterized mitochondrial protein AtMg00810-like — MEQPPGFKDPIFPNHVCLLKKALYGLKQAPKAWFHKFSSYLLHLGFFCSKADSSLFVLHSSKGILLLLLYVDDIILTGNSSILLSELIVTLKSRFAMKDMGDLHYFLGIEVRRSSGGLFLSQNKYATDILERTQMMGARALHTPLSQKHTLHESTGATGDASTYRSVVGALQYLTLTRPEISHAVNRLCQFMHQPTDTHWSGVKRVLRYIAGTKQLGLRISAQSSLNFAGFSDADWVGCPLTRRSTTGLCVFLGSNCISWSSKKQNTVAKSSAEVEYRSLVSLAMELTWITYVLKDIGLPLSRPPILFTDNISALHLTTNPVLHARTKHVELDYHFVREKVVQGAIW; from the coding sequence ATGGAACAACCGCCTGGTTTTAAAGATCCGATTTTCCCGAACCACGTTTGCTTGCTCAAGAAAGCTCTTTACGGCCTGAAACAAGCCCCAAAAGCTTGGTTTCATAAGTTCAGTTCATATCTTCTTCACCTTGGGTTTTTTTGCAGTAAGGCCGATTCATCTCTCTTTGTATTGCACTCATCCAAGGGTATTTTATTGCTTCTCTTGTACGTCGATGATATCATATTAACGGGCAACAGTTCTATCCTCCTCTCTGAGCTTATCGTCACACTGAAGAGTAGATTTGCAATGAAAGACATGGgtgatcttcattattttcttgGTATTGAAGTTCGCCGCAGCAGTGGTGGACTCTTTCTCAGCCAAAATAAGTATGCCACGGATATACTCGAACGTACTCAAATGATGGGTGCTCGGGCTCTCCATACTCCACTTTCTCAAAAACACACTCTTCATGAATCTACTGGTGCCACTGGTGATGCCTCGACATATCGAAGTGTCGTTGGTGCATTGCAATATTTGACACTTACACGCCCTGAAATATCTCACGCAGTGAATCGTCTGTGTCAGTTTATGCACCAACCAACTGACACTCATTGGTCTGGAGTTAAACGAGTGTTGCGCTATATTGCTGGCACTAAGCAGCTTGGACTTCGCATCTCAGCACAATCTTCTCTTAATTTTGCGGGTTTTTCGGATGCCGACTGGGTCGGTTGCCCCCTGACTAGACGGTCCACTACAGGTCTTTGTGTCTTTCTTGGCTCAAATTGCATATCCTGGTCttcaaagaaacaaaatacAGTGGCCAAATCTAGTGCAGAGGTAGAGTACAGGTCGTTAGTTTCACTTGCTATGGAGCTCACATGGATTACTTATGTTCTGAAGGATATTGGACTGCCTTTATCACGTCCTCCTATTCTCTTCACGGATAATATTAGCGCTCTGCACCTCACGACTAATCCGGTGTTGCATGCTCGCACAAAACATGTTGAACTTGATTACCATTTTGTGCGTGAGAAAGTCGTCCAGGGAGCTATATGGTGA